A single region of the Erythrobacter sp. genome encodes:
- a CDS encoding TauD/TfdA family dioxygenase → MEMTPMAPKCGVEISGVSLAGCSDSEMQAIKQAIYEHGVAVFRDQDFSPEDHIAFAKRWGGIDINAYFPLDPAFPEIALVKKAPDQQTNIGGAWHTDHSYDQVPAMGSILVARVLPPSGGDTLWAHMGAAYDALSDELKERIEGLEAFHTADHVYKEGGIYAQTDQGSDLRGQDVTTGAVHPVVIRHPQTGRKLLYVNTAFTIRFVGQTREESLPLLMELTQAALREDNQCRLEWKPGTVAIWDNRTTWHNAMNDYHGHAREMHRITLTGEPLAA, encoded by the coding sequence ATGGAAATGACCCCGATGGCCCCGAAATGCGGGGTCGAGATCAGTGGCGTGTCGCTCGCCGGGTGCAGCGACTCCGAAATGCAGGCGATCAAGCAGGCGATCTACGAGCACGGCGTCGCCGTCTTCCGCGACCAGGATTTCTCACCGGAAGATCACATCGCCTTCGCCAAGCGCTGGGGCGGGATCGACATCAACGCCTATTTCCCGCTCGACCCGGCCTTTCCCGAAATCGCGTTGGTGAAGAAGGCGCCGGACCAGCAGACCAATATCGGCGGGGCGTGGCACACCGACCATTCCTACGACCAGGTTCCCGCGATGGGCTCGATACTCGTCGCGCGCGTCCTGCCGCCGTCGGGCGGGGACACGCTGTGGGCGCACATGGGCGCTGCCTATGATGCGCTGTCGGACGAATTGAAGGAACGGATCGAGGGGCTCGAAGCGTTCCACACTGCCGATCATGTTTACAAGGAAGGCGGGATCTACGCCCAGACCGACCAGGGGTCGGACCTGCGCGGGCAGGACGTGACGACGGGCGCGGTCCACCCGGTCGTCATCCGCCATCCGCAGACGGGCCGCAAGCTGCTTTATGTCAACACCGCTTTCACCATCCGCTTCGTCGGGCAGACCCGCGAGGAAAGCCTGCCGCTGCTGATGGAACTGACGCAGGCCGCGCTGCGCGAGGACAACCAGTGCCGGCTCGAATGGAAGCCGGGGACGGTCGCGATCTGGGACAACCGCACCACCTGGCACAACGCGATGAACGACTATCACGGCCATGCGCGCGAGATGCACCGCATAACGCTGACCGGCGAGCCGCTGGCGGCCTAG